The genomic DNA CGTCTGACCCGAGAAATCTTCGACTTGGTTTGTGTACTGATGGGATGAATCCTTTTTTGATTCAAAACACCAAGTATAGTATATGGCCAGTGTTTCTTGTGAACTATAACATGGCACCTACATTGTGTATGAAGGCTGACAATATAATGTTGACTCTGTTGATACCTGGACCAACTGCACCGAGCAACAACATCGACGTGTATCTTCAACCGTTGATAGAAGATTTACAGGATTTGTGGAATGAAGGTGTGGATGTTTATGATGCCTTCTCAAAGGAAACTTTTAATCTGAGAGCTATTTTACTGTGGACAATCAGTGACTATCATGCTTTGGGGACTTTGGCAGGATGTAAAGTTAGAGGTAAACAAGCGTGTAATGTTTGTGGTAAGGATACTCCTTTTAGGTGGCTTAAGTTTAGTAGAAAACATGTCTACTTGGGCAATAGGATAAGACTCAGAACTGGGCATCCTTACAGACGCAGACGGAGTTGGTTTGACAACACGGTAGAACAAAGGACTGCATGTAGAATTCAAACAGAGGCTGAGATATTTGAGCATTTGATAGACTTTAAGAATGATTTTGGTCGAGctttagattaaaaaaagtaaaagaaagaggTCTGATTTgtgtgaagatgatgaaatttCAGAAGAAGAGTATGATGAAGACAGTTACCAATGGAGGTGGAAGAAGCagtctattttatttgaatactgGAAGGTtagcatattttatatataaaatttaaataaaactatagatAAATTTAGTTCTTTGCCATTGTCTAACTTATATCTTCGTTTCCATGTATTAGGATATGCATGTTCGCCACAACATCGATGTAATGCACGTTGAGAAAAACGTGTCTGATGCCATGTTGTCCCTTCTAATGCATAGTGCTAAATCTAAAGATGGCTTAAAGGCACGACAAGATTTGGAAGATATATATGGGTATTCGGGAAGCATTACATCTACAAGTACGTGGGAAGAGACAGTACTTACCACCTGCTGTTTATTGGTTTTCCAAGACGGAAAAGAAGAAGTTCTGCAAGAGATTGTCTGAGTTCAGAGGACCAGATGGGTATTGTGCGAATATAGCAAATTGTGGCCCCGATTGGTAACGACTGTTATTTGTGGTTGTAGAGACTTTGACTGTAAAAATTTGGCTGTATAAAATTTGGCTGTAGCGACTTTGACTGTAGATACTTTGACTGTTAAAATATGATTGTTAAagaacaaactttaaaaactgtgactgtaatattattaaaaacaaaatgataagaaaatacaaaggtgatgataaaaataataaatttctgAAGAGAAGTGgatatcaaaagaaagagaaaaaaatactgataattagtctataaaaaaatgtttgtataaaaatatatataaaattatatagagtttttaattatgatggagtaagaaaaaaaagttttttaaacttGTTGGTTTTACAGCGTCATTTTGAAGCtttaaaaaaggaagagaaataaagaaggaaaaaattaaagtgactgtagaaacttttaaaaataaaaaaatcattaaagcttgattggcaaataaaatgcttttaagatttttaaataattttaaagtcttaaaagtcttcACCAATCAGGTCATGTGTTTCAGTTGATCTTTCTACAATTGGTGGCTTGAAGTCTCATGATCACCTGTGGCTTTGAGAGGACTGCTGCCAACTGGACCTAGGATTGCAGTGACTAGAATATGCAACTTCTTCAATCGATTGTGTCAGCGTGTGATTGATCCAGAGAAGTTTATAACATTGGAGGCTGAGGTTATTGAGTCATTATGCCAACTGGAGAGGTTCTTTCCTCCTTCTATGTTTGATATCATGTTCCACCTTCCTGTTCATCTAGCAAGGGAGACACGGTTGGGTGGACCGGTCCATTTTAGATGGATGTATCCATTTGAGAGGTagtgatttatgtttttaaaatctcttttaatTACTTAATGTGATGAAAACTGATACTTCTTTGTTTGATATGTAGGTACATGAAAACCCTTAAGTCATATGTTAAGAACTATGCAAGGCCGGAAGCTTGTATGGCTGAGGAATACATGGCAGGAGAATGCATTGCTTTCTGTTTGGAGTTTCTAAAATCTTCTGTACCAGTTGTGGAAGCTGCAGTCCGTAATGAAGATCTTGAACCAGATGAGCACATCCTCGAAGGTCGTCCAATTAATAAGGCTAAACCAGTTGTCCTTACAGAGAAAGAGCGGGAGATAGCGCATAGATATGTTCTGATGAACACAGCAATGTTTACTCCATATGTTGAGTAAGTTTGACAACATTTCCTAGCTATTATTGTTTTTCATGTTTCACTTTTACAAATATCTGTCTAAtacttttataaacaatttCGACATTTCTATATAGTATGCACTTGGAAGAATTACAAGCTACGGATGTGCATTGCAGAAGAAATGAAACTCTTTTATGGAAATTGCATGGGAAAAAGTTTACACAATGGATTAAAGAGAAGGTATGCAGTTAGATAAAGATACATATCTTTTTAATTCTTACCATCTAAAACTATATCTAAATACTTTCCTTCTGAGTTTTTCATTAGATCCCAAGTAACTCGAAGGACCATTCTAAGCAGCTAAGGTGGTTAGCATTTGGACCACGACAAGAAGCTCAGACATTTAAGGGATACATAGTGAATGGACATCGATTTTACACAAATGATGTAAAGCGGAAGACTCAGAATAGTGGAGTATCCTATGAAGCTTTCACCATGTGTCGATCTAGTGCAAGAGATACAAATCAAAAGGCTGACATTGTTTCCTACTACGGAGTTATAGAAGAGATCATCTTACTGGACTACCACATGTTCTATATCCCACTGTTAAGTGTGGATGGGCAAACAAAGAGAATGGTGTGAAAGAAGAGGACGGCTTTACGCTTGTCAACTTGCATATTAACCAATCTGCATTTCGACAAGATCCATATATTATGCCGTTTCAAGCAAAACAAGTTTTTTATTCCCGAGAAGATGACTCATCCCCTTGGTATGTAGTTATGAAAGCGCCACCAAGGGGTTATCATGAGTTGGAGACAGAAGCAGAGACTTTGGCACCACCGTCATCCAGTCAACAGTTTGAAGATTTGTTGGATCaatcttctgatgatgatgagagttaCTGTGTTAGGGCAGATTGCGAAGGAGTTTTAGTAAAGGATTAGTATAGACCAGAATATTAGAACTAGGCTTAGTATTTAGTATATTAATAGATTTTCGCTTATTAGTTAGCATATTGGTTGAGGTGAGATTTATTAGTAATGGTCTACATATTTTGCTTACGTGTTttccttttggttttgtttacagaaaacatgataaaaaaacaaCCAGTGCTAAGAAAAAGGGACGTAGCAAGCGTCAGCAAGGCATTGATGTTACTCCTCTTGAGTtgaaaacaaccaaaagaaagaaaagacttGCTAAATCAGTCGAAGATGAaccagtagtagaagaagaagctgaaccagtagtagaagaagaagctgaaccagcagtagaagaagaagctgaaccaGTAGTagaactaaaccctaaaccagcAGTACAACAAAAAGCTATACCATCATCTGAAGAACATGAagtagaaggagaagagaaagagactgAGAAAGAGCCTGAACTAAATGGAGAGGACCAAGAAGCTGAACAACATGAAACTGTTGGTAATTCACCTGAAGCATGTTTAACTAACCAgtcaaagacgaagaagaggagaacTAGAGGACCCACTAGGATGAGTAAATTGGCTAAAAGCAATGAGAACAAAGTAAATGTGGAATTTAACATCATCGGTGACCATGTTGGGAAGGGATCAGTTACACTGTCATCTTTTATGGGAGTTCTTGTAAGGGAGCATGTGTCAGTACTTTTAGATGATTGGAGGTACTTGGATTCAAAGATAAAGGATACAATGTGGGAACAGCTTCAGGTAcaagtgttattttttttttttactttgtatttTAATTGATGCTTTTAACAAGTTTTTATAATAACATTGTATAAATTTGTTGTAGGGGACGTTCAATTTGACAGAAGATTGGCAAAAACATTCACTGTTAATGCAAATGGGGTGCGCATGGAGGGCTCATAAGTCTAGGCTACTTCAAAAAATTCGTCTTGCTAAGACCAAGGGTGAAATACGAGATCTGAAACCAAGCAACATTCACAGTGAATCATCATGGTTCAAGTGGGTGAAGATTAGGACTGGCAAAGCTTTGAAGGTTTGCATTCAAATACAAAAttgatttatgtaattttacttatatttaatatattaattggaATGACTTTTATAGGAACAAAGTGAGAAGTACA from Camelina sativa cultivar DH55 chromosome 2, Cs, whole genome shotgun sequence includes the following:
- the LOC104752790 gene encoding uncharacterized protein LOC104752790, which gives rise to MAEDLHWHFSNASEDGMMQHPVDSITWAQVNAKWPQFASDPRNLRLGLCTDGMNPFLIQNTKYSIWPVFLVNYNMAPTLCMKADNIMLTLLIPGPTAPSNNIDVYLQPLIEDLQDLWNEGVDVYDAFSKETFNLRAILLWTISDYHALGTLAGCKVRGKQACNVCGKDTPFRWLKFSRKHVYLGNRIRLRTGHPYRRRRSWFDNTIKKSKRKRSDLCEDDEISEEEYDEDSYQWRWKKQSILFEYWKDMHVRHNIDVMHVEKNVSDAMLSLLMHSAKSKDGLKARQDLEDIYGYSGSITSTSTWEETRVIDPEKFITLEAEVIESLCQLERFFPPSMFDIMFHLPVHLARETRLGGPVHFRWMYPFERYMKTLKSYVKNYARPEACMAEEYMAGECIAFCLEFLKSSVPVVEAAVRNEDLEPDEHILEGRPINKAKPVVLTEKEREIAHRYVLMNTAMFTPYVDMHLEELQATDVHCRRNETLLWKLHGKKFTQWIKEKIPSNSKDHSKQLRWLAFGPRQEAQTFKGYIVNGHRFYTNDVKRKTQNSGVSYEAFTMCRSSARDTNQKADIVSYYGCGWANKENGVKEEDGFTLVNLHINQSAFRQDPYIMPFQAKQVFYSREDDSSPWYVVMKAPPRGYHELETEAETLAPPSSSQQFEDLLDQSSDDDESYCVRADCEGVLVKD